A single Microbacterium protaetiae DNA region contains:
- a CDS encoding dolichyl-phosphate-mannose--protein mannosyltransferase encodes MTATVDSLVPDVPASWLDRWQARVRRSVVLRRRIDVLAPVLVTLLAAVLRLWNLGHPHELVFDETYYVKDAWSQWNLGYPADWPDGADKDFAAGHTDVFLASGSFVVHPPLGKWIIGLFMWIFGPDSSFGWRFGAALFGTATVLLVYLLAKRLTSSTVFATVAGVLMAIDGLAIVLSRVSLLDIFLTFFIVLAMLFAVIDRQRHLARLAQRLAERDPDSGWGPMLWGRPWLFAAGAAAGAACAVKWSGLYVLAAIGIYAVVTDALARRRAGVRYWPQDAARQGVASFVLLVPVAFVVYLASWTGWLVTDGGYDRQAAQNPFAALWIYHQAIYQFHVGLTTPHSYASPAWQWPLLIRPTSMYWHQDTVGQNGCTWSSNCVQAISSIPNPFIWWGGIAAAVFLLIAFAVRRDWRHAVVLTGIAATYLPWLMFPERTIFQFYTIAMVPFTVLALTFALREIAGFRSRVNHRRVSGQRTVWVFLGVVTVLSAFWYPVWVGMKVPYVFWLVHNWIPTWI; translated from the coding sequence GTGACTGCGACGGTCGACTCTCTCGTGCCCGACGTGCCCGCGTCGTGGCTGGATCGCTGGCAGGCACGCGTGCGCAGGTCGGTGGTGCTGCGCCGCCGCATCGACGTGCTGGCACCCGTTCTGGTCACTCTTCTGGCCGCTGTGCTGCGACTGTGGAACCTGGGACATCCGCATGAACTCGTCTTCGACGAAACGTACTACGTGAAGGATGCCTGGAGTCAATGGAACCTCGGCTACCCGGCCGACTGGCCCGACGGCGCCGACAAGGACTTCGCCGCCGGGCACACCGATGTGTTCCTGGCCAGCGGGAGCTTTGTCGTGCATCCGCCACTGGGCAAATGGATCATCGGCCTTTTCATGTGGATCTTCGGCCCCGATTCGTCGTTCGGCTGGCGGTTCGGTGCCGCCCTGTTCGGCACGGCGACCGTGCTGCTGGTCTACCTGCTGGCCAAGCGCCTGACCTCGTCGACCGTGTTCGCCACGGTGGCCGGCGTGCTGATGGCCATCGACGGGCTGGCTATCGTGCTCAGCCGCGTCTCGCTGCTTGACATCTTCCTCACGTTCTTCATCGTGCTGGCCATGCTGTTCGCGGTGATCGACCGGCAACGACATCTCGCCCGGCTCGCGCAGCGCCTGGCCGAGCGCGACCCGGACTCCGGCTGGGGACCGATGCTGTGGGGGCGCCCCTGGCTGTTCGCGGCAGGCGCGGCCGCCGGTGCCGCATGCGCCGTGAAGTGGTCGGGGCTGTACGTGCTGGCAGCGATCGGCATTTATGCGGTGGTGACCGACGCGCTGGCTCGCCGTCGCGCCGGGGTGCGATATTGGCCGCAGGATGCCGCACGCCAGGGCGTGGCATCCTTTGTTCTGCTGGTTCCCGTGGCGTTCGTCGTGTACCTCGCCTCGTGGACCGGGTGGCTGGTCACCGATGGCGGATACGACCGCCAGGCCGCGCAGAACCCGTTCGCGGCGCTGTGGATCTACCACCAGGCCATCTACCAGTTCCACGTGGGCCTGACCACACCGCACAGCTATGCGAGCCCGGCGTGGCAATGGCCGCTGCTGATCCGGCCCACCTCGATGTACTGGCATCAAGACACCGTCGGGCAGAATGGATGCACCTGGTCGAGCAACTGCGTGCAGGCCATCTCGTCGATCCCCAATCCGTTCATCTGGTGGGGTGGGATCGCCGCCGCCGTCTTTCTCCTCATCGCGTTCGCCGTGCGTCGCGACTGGCGGCACGCGGTGGTGCTCACCGGCATCGCGGCCACCTACCTGCCGTGGCTGATGTTCCCGGAGCGCACGATCTTCCAGTTCTACACGATCGCGATGGTGCCGTTCACCGTGCTGGCCCTCACCTTCGCGCTGCGCGAGATCGCCGGATTCCGCTCGCGGGTGAATCACCGGCGGGTCAGCGGGCAGCGCACCGTGTGGGTCTTCCTCGGCGTGGTGACGGTGCTCTCGGCGTTCTGGTACCCGGTGTGGGTGGGCATGAAGGTGCCGTACGTGTTCTGGCTCGTGCACAACTGGATCCCGACGTGGATCTGA
- a CDS encoding cation:proton antiporter regulatory subunit — protein sequence MTVHIEKVDLPGIGVRHDLVTESGRRLAVVRYRDGDRELGLYDADDPDNCRESLHISDEEAEALADLFSASLAVSRLTKLTEETDGLYTEKITLPPDSPFVDRTLGDTKTRTRTHVSIVAIIRDRHVIPSPTPGEILREGDVIVTVGTRAGLDAAARLFSNGPE from the coding sequence GTGACTGTCCATATCGAGAAGGTCGATCTCCCCGGCATCGGCGTGCGCCATGACCTGGTGACCGAGAGCGGCCGGCGCCTCGCCGTCGTGCGATATCGCGATGGAGACCGGGAACTGGGTCTCTACGACGCTGACGACCCCGACAACTGTCGCGAGTCGCTGCACATCTCCGACGAAGAGGCCGAAGCCCTCGCCGACCTGTTCAGCGCCTCGCTGGCGGTGAGCCGGCTCACCAAGCTCACCGAAGAGACCGACGGCCTGTACACCGAGAAGATCACCCTGCCGCCCGACTCGCCGTTCGTCGACCGCACGCTCGGCGACACCAAGACCCGCACACGCACCCACGTGTCCATCGTCGCGATCATTCGCGACCGGCATGTGATCCCCTCGCCCACTCCGGGCGAGATTCTGCGCGAGGGGGATGTCATCGTCACGGTCGGCACGCGTGCCGGATTGGATGCCGCAGCCCGACTGTTCTCCAACGGCCCCGAGTGA
- a CDS encoding cation:proton antiporter, producing MTDTTIVLVEVGALLFGMSLLGRLADRFGLSPIPLYLVAGLAFGTGGVLPMDASQGFFEIGSEIGVILLLALLGLEYSADELLRGLRRSKFAGLLDMVLNALPGAAFALILGWGPAAAVAVAGICWVTSSGVAAKLLRDLGRISNRETPVILSILVIEDLAMAFYLPTVSALVIGVSLLQGAYRVAIAVAVVLVILFVALRFGSTISRLFTPDLAEPLLLGVLGLTMLVAGLAEEVSVSAAVGAFLVGIALSGRVAQSAREVLTPLRDLFAAVFFVFFGLATDASQLPQMIVPGLILAAITMLTKVLTGYIAARRAGIGRPGRWRAGIGLTPRGEFSIVIAGIAGSTAPMLAPLAAVYVFITVIGATLLARLSDTAWFRRVTTAKKKVAADQ from the coding sequence ATGACAGACACCACGATCGTCCTCGTCGAGGTCGGCGCACTCCTGTTCGGAATGAGCCTGCTCGGCCGGCTCGCCGATCGCTTCGGCCTCTCTCCCATCCCGCTGTATCTGGTCGCCGGGCTCGCCTTCGGCACCGGCGGAGTGTTGCCCATGGACGCCAGCCAAGGCTTCTTCGAAATCGGCTCAGAGATCGGCGTCATTCTGCTGCTGGCTCTGCTCGGGCTCGAGTATTCGGCCGACGAGCTGCTGCGCGGGCTGCGCCGTTCCAAGTTCGCGGGGCTGCTCGACATGGTGCTCAACGCCCTGCCCGGTGCTGCCTTCGCCCTCATCCTGGGCTGGGGGCCGGCCGCCGCCGTGGCCGTGGCCGGCATCTGCTGGGTGACCTCGTCGGGGGTGGCCGCCAAGCTGCTGCGCGATCTCGGCCGCATCAGCAACCGCGAGACCCCCGTCATCCTCTCCATCCTGGTCATCGAAGACCTGGCGATGGCGTTCTACCTGCCGACGGTGTCGGCACTGGTGATCGGCGTGAGCCTGCTGCAAGGGGCCTACCGAGTCGCCATCGCCGTCGCCGTGGTGCTCGTGATCCTCTTCGTCGCGCTGCGGTTCGGGTCGACGATCTCGCGCCTGTTCACACCGGATCTGGCCGAGCCGCTGCTGCTGGGCGTCTTGGGGTTGACGATGCTCGTGGCCGGCCTTGCCGAAGAAGTGAGCGTGTCGGCCGCTGTCGGGGCGTTCCTGGTCGGCATCGCCCTGTCGGGTCGCGTCGCACAGTCGGCCCGCGAAGTGCTCACCCCGCTGCGTGATCTGTTCGCCGCGGTGTTCTTCGTCTTCTTCGGGCTGGCCACCGATGCGTCACAACTGCCGCAGATGATCGTGCCGGGCCTGATTCTGGCCGCGATCACGATGCTCACGAAGGTTCTCACCGGTTACATCGCCGCTCGCCGTGCGGGCATCGGCCGACCCGGCCGCTGGCGTGCCGGCATCGGCCTGACACCGCGTGGCGAGTTCTCCATCGTCATCGCCGGCATCGCGGGCTCCACCGCCCCCATGCTCGCGCCGCTGGCCGCCGTCTATGTGTTCATCACCGTGATCGGTGCGACCCTGCTGGCGCGGCTGAGCGACACCGCCTGGTTCCGGCGCGTGACGACCGCGAAGAAGAAGGTCGCCGCCGATCAGTGA
- a CDS encoding thioredoxin domain-containing protein — MTSRLAAAASPYLRAHADNPVAWYPWGAEAFDEAARREVPVLISIGYSTCHWCHVMARESFEDPDTARELNNGFVAIKVDREEHPDVDEAYLAAASAFTRNLGWPLTVFATPEGRAFFAGTYFPSEPRGGMASFRQVLAAVREAWTQRRDEVQQTADAVVEALQTARDAASAPSALPDLDALAAAARTALAREDREYGGFAPAGATMATPKFPTVPLLRFLQAPALADVVPEATATVDRALRAMASAPLRDAVDGGFFRYATRRDWTVPHYERMLTDNAGLLDVALDAGDDETARGVARFLIDVLQQPGGGFAAAQDSESWIDGQRDEGGYYARDAAGRAVLQPPAVDGKIVTGWNGLAIGALARAGLRLDDEHLIDAARWAADAVLEANVGPDSLLRRASLDEVVSPAPATLEDYGLLAGGLAALAAATGELAYAVRARELVDACLSGHGAPSAPGGGDPVLTAHGVPGAASASDGDRPSGPSALADAAFALWLLGAGERYRQAAASLVEARAEQAPAEPTAHGALLRVAAQLAVPPHQLVVITTAGDALTAAARRIRTDLTAVVTPQQARAFAAAGFALFEGKIGEVPTVYDCRDFACRLPVTDLRSLSEQGH; from the coding sequence ATGACCTCCCGCCTCGCCGCCGCGGCCAGCCCCTATCTGCGGGCGCACGCCGACAACCCGGTCGCCTGGTACCCGTGGGGTGCCGAGGCGTTCGACGAAGCGGCGCGGCGGGAGGTCCCCGTTCTCATCTCGATCGGATACTCCACGTGCCACTGGTGTCACGTCATGGCACGCGAATCGTTCGAGGACCCCGACACCGCTCGCGAGCTGAACAACGGATTCGTGGCGATCAAGGTCGATCGCGAAGAGCACCCCGATGTCGACGAGGCGTATCTGGCCGCGGCATCCGCTTTCACCCGTAATCTCGGCTGGCCGCTGACGGTGTTCGCCACGCCCGAGGGCCGGGCGTTCTTCGCCGGCACGTACTTCCCTTCTGAGCCGCGTGGCGGCATGGCGTCGTTCCGGCAGGTGCTCGCCGCGGTGCGTGAGGCATGGACGCAGCGACGCGACGAGGTGCAGCAGACGGCCGACGCGGTCGTGGAGGCGCTGCAGACGGCGCGGGATGCCGCATCCGCCCCTTCTGCACTGCCCGATCTCGATGCGCTCGCCGCCGCTGCGCGCACGGCGCTGGCCCGCGAGGATCGCGAGTACGGTGGCTTCGCTCCGGCCGGCGCGACGATGGCGACCCCGAAGTTTCCCACCGTGCCGCTGCTGCGCTTTCTGCAGGCGCCGGCGCTGGCCGACGTGGTGCCCGAAGCTACGGCGACCGTCGATCGGGCGCTGCGGGCGATGGCGTCTGCACCGCTGCGCGACGCGGTCGACGGAGGCTTCTTCCGCTACGCCACCCGGCGGGATTGGACCGTGCCGCACTACGAGCGGATGCTCACCGACAACGCCGGTCTGCTCGATGTCGCGCTCGACGCCGGTGACGATGAGACCGCACGCGGCGTGGCACGGTTCCTGATCGACGTGCTGCAGCAGCCGGGTGGAGGGTTCGCCGCCGCGCAGGACTCCGAGTCGTGGATCGACGGGCAGCGCGACGAGGGAGGGTATTACGCGCGGGATGCCGCGGGCCGGGCCGTGCTGCAACCGCCGGCCGTCGACGGCAAGATCGTGACGGGGTGGAACGGCCTGGCGATCGGGGCGCTCGCCCGCGCCGGTCTGCGGCTGGATGATGAGCACCTGATCGACGCGGCGCGCTGGGCGGCCGACGCCGTGCTCGAGGCCAACGTCGGCCCCGACTCTCTGCTGCGTCGTGCGTCGCTCGACGAGGTCGTCTCGCCCGCTCCGGCGACCCTTGAGGACTACGGCCTGCTGGCCGGCGGACTCGCCGCGCTGGCGGCGGCGACCGGCGAGCTCGCTTATGCGGTGCGCGCCCGCGAACTCGTCGATGCCTGCCTGAGCGGCCACGGCGCGCCCTCGGCGCCCGGTGGCGGCGACCCGGTGCTGACCGCCCACGGCGTTCCCGGGGCGGCATCGGCCAGCGACGGCGACCGCCCGTCGGGGCCGTCGGCACTGGCCGACGCCGCGTTCGCGCTCTGGCTGCTGGGGGCGGGGGAGCGCTACCGTCAGGCGGCGGCATCGCTGGTCGAGGCACGCGCCGAGCAGGCGCCGGCCGAACCGACCGCGCATGGTGCGCTGCTGCGTGTGGCCGCCCAGCTGGCGGTGCCCCCGCATCAGCTGGTGGTCATCACGACCGCTGGTGACGCGCTGACCGCCGCCGCGCGGCGCATCCGGACCGATCTCACCGCGGTGGTCACCCCGCAGCAGGCTCGCGCGTTCGCGGCTGCAGGCTTCGCCCTGTTCGAGGGCAAGATCGGCGAGGTGCCCACGGTCTACGACTGTCGAGACTTCGCCTGCCGCCTGCCGGTGACCGACCTTCGCTCGTTGAGCGAGCAGGGTCACTGA
- a CDS encoding aldo/keto reductase: MTVPQITLNDGNTIPQLGYGTFKVPPADTQRAVGEALELGYRHIDTAAIYGNEEGVGQAIADSGIPRDELFVTTKLWNDRHDADEPRKALQESLAKLGLDQVDLYLVHWPTPAKDNYLHAWQQLITLREAGLARSIGVSNFLVPHLEKIVTATGVAPAVDQIELHPAHQQRDVTTWAGEHDVRIEAWGPLGQGKYDLFGAQPIAVAAQAHGKTPAQVVLRWHLQHGYIVFPKSVHRERLAENLDVFGFELSDAEVAAIDALDPGDGSGRVSAHPEEVN; encoded by the coding sequence ATGACCGTTCCCCAGATCACACTCAACGACGGCAACACCATTCCGCAGCTCGGATACGGCACTTTCAAGGTGCCGCCGGCCGACACCCAGCGTGCCGTGGGCGAAGCGCTCGAGCTCGGCTACCGGCACATCGACACCGCCGCCATCTACGGCAACGAAGAAGGCGTCGGCCAGGCGATCGCCGACAGCGGTATCCCGCGCGACGAGCTGTTCGTGACCACCAAGCTCTGGAACGACCGGCACGACGCCGACGAGCCGCGCAAGGCGCTGCAAGAGAGCCTTGCCAAGCTCGGGCTCGACCAGGTCGACCTGTACCTCGTGCACTGGCCGACGCCGGCCAAAGACAACTACCTGCACGCCTGGCAACAGCTCATCACGCTGCGCGAGGCGGGTCTTGCCCGCAGCATCGGGGTCTCGAACTTTCTCGTGCCGCATCTGGAGAAGATCGTCACCGCGACCGGTGTCGCCCCCGCGGTCGACCAGATCGAGCTGCACCCGGCGCACCAGCAGCGTGACGTGACCACCTGGGCGGGCGAGCACGACGTGCGGATCGAGGCGTGGGGGCCGCTGGGCCAGGGCAAGTACGACCTGTTCGGCGCCCAGCCCATCGCTGTTGCCGCCCAGGCGCACGGCAAGACCCCCGCCCAGGTGGTGCTGCGCTGGCACCTGCAGCACGGGTACATCGTGTTTCCGAAGTCGGTGCACCGCGAGCGACTCGCCGAGAACCTCGACGTGTTCGGATTCGAGCTCAGCGATGCCGAGGTCGCCGCGATCGACGCGCTCGATCCGGGCGACGGCTCGGGCCGGGTCAGCGCGCACCCCGAAGAGGTGAACTGA